From the genome of Spodoptera frugiperda isolate SF20-4 chromosome 23, AGI-APGP_CSIRO_Sfru_2.0, whole genome shotgun sequence, one region includes:
- the LOC118266851 gene encoding A-kinase anchor protein 1, mitochondrial: MAPCRQLLMWSVPSIAVLLGIFWFRKKREYAKSDPGGRERIKSLKEELAEALIAQAEAQKSSPLGKAERSIIKSAPIDIIPNGSNSQRSSPLELTDEEVDIEIEKIIRKKSIEKEKRMSAGFDKLTSMSVYSKEPSFQVKQKSTKNMCSTLPNVATCYKSNVDHSPVVIRASDTNIVHSQEMPGKSGDTILQEESSKLEKVASEVNTTEDSTVGDMEDSNNNNNVNVVDEPSDNTGSDNRFSTAQRRRISERDSANHSPVDPILASPSMCHFSDNHSEGSSDSGKGCSEAASPPPATLNMIPSETALRIHQFVIPQTLVGLLIGKQGSFVIQIKAKTGASVYVRRHPDSIKLKICAVEGTQSEIEAALEMIKEKFPEKKFPNFSLQEISAELYQRLVPLVPEFLQLVESVNNDTIMTCLVSAGHFFLQQPLHPTFPSLHALHRLMAATYQNPEVPSLPRPVKEGSICAAPTENNWYRAQVISTSEETDTSVVKLVDFGGYLTVDNDQLKQIRSDFMTLPFQATEALLAFVKPANNETEWSGEALRIMAGLTAGQLLHAQVAGYDEAGLPLVHLYLTLHPQQVIFLNRELVDRGLAEWDIPPDS, encoded by the exons ATGGCCCCTTGTCGTCAGTTACTTATGTGGTCAGTCCCATCCATAGCAGTTTTATTGGGAATTTTTTGGTTCAGAAAAAAGCGAGAGTATGCAAAATCTGACCCTGGTGGAAGAGAAAGAATAAAAAGCTTAAAAGAGGAGCTTGCAGAGGCCCTGATTGCTCAAGCTGAAGCTCAAAAGTCTTCTCCATTGGGCAAAGCAGAGCGATCTATCATTAAATCAGCCCCCATTGACATTATACCGAATGGAAGTAATTCCCAGAGGTCTTCCCCATTAGAGTTGACAGATGAAGAAGttgatattgaaattgaaaaaattaTTAGGAAAAAGTCAATTGAAAAGGAGAAGCGAATGTCAGCTGGTTTTGACAAGTTGACCTCTATGAGTGTATACTCTAAAGAACCATCATTTCaagttaaacaaaaatcaaCTAAAAACATGTGCTCTACACTCCCAAATGTAGCCACTTGTTATAAAAGTAATGTAGATCATTCCCCAGTAGTAATCAGGGCAAGCGATACAAATATTGTACATTCACAGGAAATGCCTGGAAAATCAGGAGACACTATTCTCCAGGAAGAAAGTTCAAAATTGGAAAAAGTGGCATCAGAGGTTAATACAACTGAAGATAGCACTGTGGGTGACATGGAagattcaaataataataataatgtaaatgtagTTGATGAACCTAGTGATAATACTGGAAGTGATAACAGATTTTCCACAGCACAACGTAGACGTATCTCAGAAAGAGATTCTGCTAATCATAGTCCTGTGGACCCTATATTAGCTAGTCCATCAATGTGCCACTTCTCTGATAATCATAGTGAG GGCTCAAGCGACAGTGGCAAAGGCTGCTCTGAAGCGGCCAGTCCTCCTCCAGCTACTCTAAATATGATTCCTTCTGAAACTGCTCTTAGAATACATCAATTTGTTATACCCCAAACTCTTGTAGGACTTTTAATAGGGAAACAGGGGTCCTTTGTAATCCAAATAAAAGCTAAAACAGGTGCAAGTGTATATGTTAGAAGACATCCTGACtctatcaaattaaaaatttgtGCCGTTGAag GAACTCAGAGTGAAATTGAAGCGGCTTTAGAAATGATCAAGGAAAAGTTCCCTGAAAAGAAATTCCCCAACTTTTCCTTGCAAGAAATTAGTGCAGAATTATATCAAAGACTAGTACCACTAGTGCCAGAGTTTCTACAA CTTGTGGAATCTGTGAATAATGATACGATAATGACGTGTCTAGTGAGCGCAGGACACTTCTTCCTACAACAGCCCCTTCACCCAACTTTCCCATCTCTACATGCCCTGCACCGTCTCATGGCAGCAACTTATCAGAACCCAGAAGTACCATCTCTACCAAGACCTGTTAAAG aGGGTTCAATTTGTGCTGCACCAACTGAAAATAACTGGTATCGCGCACAAGTGATATCAACGTCAGAAGAGACTGACACGTCAGTCGTAAAATTGGTTGACTTCGGCGGTTATCTGACTGTGGACAATGACCAACTTAAACAGATCCGCTCAGATTTTATGACATTACCTTTCCAAGCAACAGAAGCCTTACTTGCTTTTGTAAAACCAGCAAACAATG aaacagAGTGGAGTGGCGAGGCCCTTCGGATCATGGCTGGACTGACAGCAGGGCAGTTACTACATGCACAAGTTGCCGGCTATGATGAGGCTGGCCTCCCTCTCGTACATCTCTACCTCACTCTACATCCTCAG caAGTAATATTCCTAAATAGAGAATTAGTGGACCGCGGCTTGGCGGAATGGGATATTCCTCCAGATTCGTGA
- the LOC118267011 gene encoding eukaryotic translation initiation factor 1A, X-chromosomal codes for MPKNKGKGGKNRRRGKNENETEKRELVFKEDGQEYAQVTKMLGNGRLEAMCFDGIKRLCHIRGKLRKKVWINQGDIILIGLRDYQDAKADVILKYTPDEARNLKTYGEFPETVRINETVVYSVDGLDEDIEFGDEVSSEDEADAVDAI; via the coding sequence atgccGAAGAATAAAGGAAAAGGAGGTAAAAACAGAAGGAGAGGAAAGAACGAAAATGAAACAGAGAAACGTGAGCTGGTCTTCAAGGAAGATGGACAGGAGTACGCCCAAGTCACAAAGATGCTCGGTAATGGCCGCTTGGAGGCCATGTGCTTTGATGGCATAAAACGTCTTTGTCATATCCGAGGGAAGTTACGAAAAAAAGTTTGGATAAACCAAGGTGACATTATACTAATAGGGTTGCGAGATTACCAAGACGCGAAGGCTGATGTTATCTTGAAGTATACTCCAGATGAAGCTAGGAATCTGAAGACGTATGGAGAGTTCCCAGAAACAGTTCGAATCAATGAGACAGTGGTCTATTCTGTGGATGGTCTGGATGAGGACATTGAATTTGGAGATGAGGTCAGTTCAGAAGATGAAGCTGATGCGGTAGATGCTATATAA